A genomic segment from Rhodohalobacter sp. SW132 encodes:
- a CDS encoding DUF421 domain-containing protein: protein MDYSWITTTWTAIIMVIISSIGIYIAIILFTRLSGLRSFSKMSSFDFAMTVAVGSLFASTILAKDPPLIQSVIALGALFGLQIIVAKLRGISPLMSKIVDNQPTLLMKGSQMLEENLKSTKVTTDDVRAKLREANVTDLNQVKAVILETTGDISVLHSTDTSQKLDDFLLTDVKGWNV, encoded by the coding sequence ATGGATTACTCCTGGATCACTACTACATGGACGGCAATAATAATGGTCATTATATCTTCAATAGGAATATATATTGCTATCATTTTATTTACCCGGCTTTCAGGGCTCCGGTCATTTTCAAAAATGTCCAGTTTTGATTTTGCAATGACTGTTGCTGTGGGTTCACTCTTTGCTTCAACAATTTTAGCTAAAGATCCGCCTCTCATCCAATCAGTAATTGCATTGGGAGCATTATTTGGATTACAAATCATTGTTGCAAAACTACGGGGGATATCTCCGTTAATGTCTAAGATTGTAGATAATCAGCCTACGTTATTAATGAAGGGTTCTCAAATGTTAGAGGAAAATTTAAAATCCACAAAAGTCACCACCGATGATGTCAGAGCCAAGTTAAGGGAAGCAAATGTAACGGATTTAAACCAGGTAAAAGCTGTGATTTTAGAAACGACAGGAGACATATCGGTGCTCCATAGTACGGATACTTCACAAAAACTTGATGATTTTTTATTGACGGATGTAAAGGGATGGAATGTGTAA